From Xenopus tropicalis strain Nigerian chromosome 3, UCB_Xtro_10.0, whole genome shotgun sequence, the proteins below share one genomic window:
- the rbm17 gene encoding splicing factor 45 isoform X1 has translation MSLYDDLGVETSDSKTEGWSKNFKLLQSQLQVKKAALTQAKTQRTKQSTVLAPVIDLKRASAAEERQIADPSPHVGAGIKESVPSGFSAGEVLVPLADEYDPMFPNEYEKVVKRQREERQRQRELERQKEIEEREKRRKDRHEASGFSRRPDPESDEDEDYERERRKRTMGGAAIAPPTSLMEKDRESIVPAYDDEPRPRPPMAKAAIPPPMYDEPERPRSPTGPSNSFLANMGGTVAHKIMQKYGFREGQGLGKHEQGLSTALSVEKTSKRGGKIIIGDLADKVEAAKKADPNPLTEILKNPTKVVLLQNMVGAGEVDEDLEAETKEECEKYGKVGKCVIFEIPGTPDDEAVRIFLEFERVESAIKAVVDLNGRYFGGRIVKACFYNLDKFRTLDLGD, from the exons atgtctTTATATGATGATCTTGGTGTGGAGACCAGTGACTCAAAAACAGAAGGATGGTCAAAAAACTTCAAGTTATTGCAATCCCAATTGCAAGTTAAAAAGGCAGCTCTTACACAAGCAAAG acaCAGCGAACAAAGCAGAGTACAGTTCTTGCTCCTGTCATTGACCTTAAGAGAGCAAGTGCAGCTGAAGAACGCCAGATTGCAGACCCATCCCCCCATGTGGGTGCTGGAATAAAG GAATCCGTTCCCAGTGGGTTTTCAGCTGGTGAAGTTCTGGTCCCCTTGGCTGATGAATATGACCCAATGTTCCCTAATGAATATGAAAAGGTGGTTAAACGTCAGAGAGAGGAGAGGCAACGTCAGCGGGAACTGGAAAGGCAGAAAGAAATAGAAGAAAGGGAAAA gaggcGTAAGGACAGGCATGAAGCTAGTGGATTCTCTCGCAGACCTGACCCAGAATCGGATGAAGACGAAGATTATGAACGAGAAAGGAGAAAaagaa CAATGGGAGGAGCAGCCATCGCACCACCGACATCCCTTATGGAAAAGGACAGGGAAT CTATTGTGCCTGCTTATGATGACGAGCCAAGGCCACGACCACCAATGGCAAAGGCTGCAATTCCACCACCTATGTATGATGAGCCAGAGAGACCAAGATCACCAACTGGGCCTAGCAATTCTTTCCTTGCAAATATGGG TGGTACTGTGGCCCACAAAATCATGCAGAAGTATGGCTTTCGGGAAGGACAGGGCCTTGGCAAGCACGAGCAGGGTCTCAGCACTGCACTTTCTGTTGAAAAGACAAGCAAGAGGGGAGGCAAAATTATTATTGGTGACTTAGCTGACAAAG TTGAAGCAGCTAAGAAAGCAGATCCAAACCCTCTGACAGAAATACTAAAGAATCCTACTAAAGTTGTTTTGCTTCAG AACATGGTAGGTGCTGGGGAAGTTGATGAAGATCTGGAAGCTGAAACAAAGGAAGAGTGTGAAAAATACGGCAAAGTTGGAAAATGTGTCATTTTTGAG ATTCCTGGTACACCAGATGATGAGGCTGTAAGAATATTTTTGGAATTTGAAAGGGTTGAATCTGCAATTAAAG ctGTGGTGGATCTAAATGGGAGGTATTTTGGTGGCCGAATAGTAAAGGCTTGTTTCTACAACCTCGACAAATTCAGAACGCTGGATCTTGGGGATTAA